Part of the Thermogemmatispora onikobensis genome is shown below.
CACCTTCTATTTCACCCTCCCTCTCTATCGCGAACAGACAGTGCTAGAAGGAGGGAGAAGCGATAACAGCTAGCCAGGCGGGAGATTTATTCGCCGCACAGCCTGCTTCTCTGAACGAGGCTGGAAAAGGTGCAGGTGAGGCGTTGGAACGTGCTCACTGCCAAAGCGAGTTCTGAACGGCTCCGTTCGATGGTCCCTCTGCTCCCTGGGGGCCGCTGGTTGGTTCTCGATAGGCGTTATTCTTCGAGAGCCGATCGGCCAGGCGCGTTGGCTCGGGCAGGCGATAGCCGCGGCAGCAGGAGAGGACATAGTGGATGCTTGTCTCCAGGCTGATCCGGTGGCCGAGAGAGATGATCATTGGCTTGGCGTGCTCGCGTGTGCGCACGGCGGCGCCGATGATCTCTCCATGATCGCGCAGGGGAATCCAGGAGCCAACTGTTTCGCCTAGCTCCTGCTCGTTGTAGTGGCCACGCAGGACCGATTTGGCGCACCCAATTGTGGGAAGGTCCAGCCAGAGGCCCAGGTGGGAGGCAATGCCCAATCGGCGCGGGTGAGCAATTCCCTGGCCGTCGACCATGATCAGATCTGGCTCCTGTCGCAGCAGATGGAGCGCTCCCAGCACGCAAGGCAGCTCACGGAATGAGAGCAGGCCCGGGATATACTCCATGCGTACTGGCTCCTCGTAGACATGTTGCTCCTCTAGCTCCAAGGAAGGATAAGAGAGAAGAACAGCAGCGGCGCGCGCCAGGCCATTATTTTCATTGATCGCCAAATCGACGCCAGCAATGTGCTGGATCTGGGACGGCAGGCGATCCTCGCGGATCACCCGGCTGGCAAGCTCTTTCTGCAGAGCGATGGCCTGCTCTGGTTGCAGGTTCCACTCGTGCAGGGGGCGTACTGCTCGCATGGGCTATCGTGCCTCCGCAATGAAAATCATGCGCGGGCTTTGCAGTTCGTAGGGGGCCATCTCATAATTGCCGTAGACATCCTTGACGACAAAACCCGCCTGCTCTAGCATCAATTCCAGCTCGCTGCGCTCGAAGAGGTAAAACGTGGTGCGGGTAACTGTGCGCCGCACCGTTTCCCCCTGGCAGTACTGATCATAGAAGTGGACCAGCTCCAACATGTGGCGAGTGTTGGACGCGGCAGGAGAAACGAAATGGGTTAAAAGACTGCCATCCTCGCATGTCCAGGTCCCCTGATGCAGAAGCTGCCCACTTAGATTTTCCATCGCGCGAGCATCGGCGTTGCTGAGATCAAGAATGAGTGTGGCGCCGGTCACCAGGTGAGCGCGTAGTAAGGCCAGTGCTTGCTGCTGATCTTTGCGTGTGGTCAGGTGGGCGAAGGAGCCGAGTGCGATAAAAGCCAGCCGAAAGCGCTGCTCCAGGTGTAAGGCGCGCATATCCTGCTGCACCAGCGTCACTCGTGACAGAAGGCCCTCCTGGGCCAGCCGCTGGCGTGCACGTTCCAGCATCTTGGCCGAGATATCGACCCCGGTCAGCTCGTAGCCTTCGCGCGCCAGTGGTAGAAGCAGGCGACCGCTGCCGCAGGCCACCTCCAGCAAAGGACCGTAGGGGCCGCACAGCTCGGCGAAGTCCCGATAGAGGTCCAGGTCCTCCAGGAAGTGGGCATGCTCGATATCGTAAAAAGCTGCAAAGGCATCGTAATCGTTCACTGTATCTCTTTGCATAAGAAGATCCGCTCCGCATGGCTCGGCGATGGGCGCTTGCCTCTAGAATACTCTCCCGATGATAGCACGGTGGCAAAAGAGCCGCAAGAGGGGAAAAAGCGGAGAGGCAAACAAGGTCTGCCGGGGCGGGGTGACCACAAGCACAAGGAAGGAGCTGAGGCGCCATGACCTCTCTTCTCGCCTGCCGGCAGCAGGCTAGCAGACCGTGCTGGTGAGGTCCTCGACAATGGGCGGCTCTGGAACCGGGAAAGGCTAAATCCCATCCGCCGAGGTGATGCGGTCGAGGGTGGGCAGGGTCTGAGTAGCGAAAGTCAGATGAACATCATAGATTGCCAGGTCGCGCCAGACCGTGACGGTGAAATGGTAGGGGTCCAGCTCATTCACTGAGAATTCAGAGACCGTGCCGAAGCGCTGATCTTGCGCGCGTGCGAGCTGAAGATAGCCATCCAGATCCAGATGCTGCCCTTTCACTGTGGCGTTGCTTGCCAGCTCGATATAGGCTAATTGATACTGCTGCTGTTGGATAGCCGTGTAATAATCCTGCACGACCGTGCGGTGGGCCGTTTCGAGCGTGGCAGGCGAGACGTTCTGTGCGAGGCCCTGGGTGAGGTTCTGGCTGGCCTGTTGGAAGGCAAGGAAGGCGGCGAGGCCGCAGCTGACCAGACTGGCTACGATGAAGAAGGTGATGGCCAGCGGCAGCCACCACGGTTGCTGACGGGTCAAACGCGGAGCCGGAGGAGCTGGTAATGGTCTTGGAAGCGGCGCAGGACCGCCATAGGGCGGAGGAGGAAATGGCGCCATACTCATGCCGGCGGGAAAAGCCATCGATGGGGGTGGAGGGAACCAGGTCGGAGGCACCATGTTCGGCGCGCCGGACCAGGGTTGCGGGCCTGGCGCTGCGGGAGGCCACGGAGAAGCGAGTGGTGACTGCTCGGGCTGATTCTGTTGCTGAGGATCTGATTGCATTGAACCTTATCCTCCTGCTCCTGATGAGCCAGATAGCTAGTAGCAGGATTTCAATCAAGCCTCTCCCCGTAGGGCAAGATAAGTATAATGGACCTGGGTATAGTTGGCAAGATCGCAACGCTGTTTCCCGGGCTGTACCCTGTAACAGCTTGCCTGGCCTCCACCCACAAGTGCCTGCCTGAGCGTGCCGCACAGCGAAAGGAGGAGTCTGCCCGGCGGCCAGCAGCGCTCTTGCGCAGGCCAGGAAAAGCGGGCAATTCCCCTTGACGCTCCCTGAGCTGAGGAGCTGGGATCGGCGAGGAATTGCCCGCTTTCCTTGATGCTGCGATGCTGCGCGCTTCAAAGGTAACCCACGGGCCAGCGTCACAGTGCGACGAACGTGACAGGCCCGGGCCTGACCTACCTATTTATCCTTTTCAGACTTGCTCAAAGCGGCCTGGGCGGCGGCCAAACGGGCCACTGGCACCCGGAAGGGCGAGCAGCTCACATAATCGAGGCCAACCTCATGGAAGAACTCGATGCTGCTCGGATCGCCACCGTGCTCGCCGCAGATTCCGAGCTCAATCTGCGGATTGGCGGCGCGTCCCTTCTCCGCCGCCATGTGTACCAGCTGACCCACACCGTCGCGGTCGATCGTCTGGAAGGGGTTCACTGGCAAAATCTTCACCTTTTCGGGCAAGCCAGGAGCCTCCAGACCGTCGACATACTTCATCAAGAACTTGCCTTCGGCGTCGTCGCGGCTGAAGCCAAAGGTTGTCTGCGTCAAATCGTTGGTACCGAAGCTGAAGAAATCGGCCACCGTCGCGATCTGATCGGCGGTCAGCGCGGCGCGCGGCAACTCGATCATCGTACCAAACTTATACTCGACCGCGGAGCCGGCCTCTGCCGTAATCTCCTTGGCCACAGCCTCTAGCTGGCGGCGCACCTCGCGCAGCTCGTTCACATGCCCGACCAGCGGGATCATGATCTTCACCTGTGGCTTCTTCCCCGTCTTGCGCGCCACCTCCAGCGCGGCCTCCAGGATCGCGCGCGTCTGCATAATGGTAATCTCCGGGAAGAGCAAGCCCAGGCGGCAGCCACGCAGGCCGAGCATCGGGTTCATCTCGCGCATCGCGGCCACAGCATCGAGCAGGGCCTTCTTCTCCTTGAGCGCCTCTGGATCGGCGCCAGTGGCCTCCAGGCGAGTCACCTCGACCAGCAGCTCCTCGTAGTTCGGCAGGAACTCGTGGAGTGGCGGATCGATCAGGCGGATCACCACCGGATAACACTCCCCGGTGCGCGGATTGACCATTGTCTCAAAGATCCCGATGAAGTCGCTGCGCTGGAAAGGCAGCAGCTGGTCGAGAGCGGCTTGGCGCTCCTCGGCGGTCTTCGCCAGGATCATCTTCTGCACGATGGGCAGGCGTTCCTGCTCCATAAACATATGCTCGGTGCGGCAGAGGCCGATACCCTCGGCGCCGAACGTTACCGCGCGCTGAGCGTCGCGCGGGTAGTCGGCGTTGGCCCAGACCCCCAGCTTGCGGATGCGGTCCGCCCAGCTCAGGAGCTTCTGCAGCTCGGTCTCTTTTTCGAAGTCCGGCTCCACCGTGGGGATCACCCCGGCAAAGACCTCGCCGGTGTCGCCATCGATAGAGATCTCATCGCCCTCGCGGATGACCACATCGCTGCCGACCACGCGGAAGAGCTTCTCTTCCTCGTAGACGCGGATTCCCTCACAGCCGGCTACACATGGCAGACCCAGGCCGCGGGCCACCACCGCGGCATGGCTGGTAGCGCCGCCACGGGCCGTCAAGATCCCCTTAGAGACGAGCATTCCGTGGACATCGTCGGGGCTGGTCTCTGGACGAACCAGGACCACTGGCACGCCAGCCTTTCCCAACTCCTCAGCGCGATCGGCATCGAAGACCGCTTTACCCGCGGCGGCGCCGGGTGAAGCATTCAAGCCGCGGGCCAGAAAACGCCCCTCCTGGTGAGCGCGCGCCTTCGCCTCCTCATCAAAGCGTGGCAGCAGCAGCTGATAGATCTGGGTTGGATCGGAGCGGCGGATGGCCTCCTCCTCGCTGATCAGCCCTTCCTCGACCATGTCCACAGCAATCTTCACCGCTGCCCTGGCCGAGCGCTTGCCCGAGCGTGTCTGCAGCATATAGAGCCGGCCACGCTCCACCGTAAACTCCATATCCTGCATATCGCGATAGTGCCGCTCCAGACGGCGGGCGATCTCCTGGAACTGCTCATAGACCTGGGGCAGCTCCTCCTTCAGGCGGTTGATCTTCGAAGGTGTGCGGATGCCAGCCACCACATCCTCACCCTGAGCGTTGAGCAGGTACTCGCCGTACAGCTCCTTCTCACCGGTGCTTGGGTTGCGTGTGAAGGCCACGCCGGTACCGCTGTCATTGCCCATGTTGCCAAAGACCATGCTTTGCACATTGACAGCGGTGCCCAAATTGTGAGGGATCTTATTAAAGTTGCGGTAATCGATGGCCCGCTTATTGTTCCAGGAGGCGAAGACTGCCTCAATGGCGCGTTTGAGCTGCTCGTAGACGTCGGTGGGGAAGGGCTGACCGGACTGACGTTCGGCAATCTGCTTAAACTCGGTCACCAGCTCCTTGAGAGCTGAAGCCGGCAGCTCTGCGTCGCTCTTGGCCCCTGTGCGCTCCTTATACTCATCGAGCTTCTGCTCGAACTCGCGGGGATCGGCATCGAGCACAATCTTACTGAACATCTGGATAAAGCGTCGGTAGGCATCGTAAGCGAAGCGCTCATCGCCGGTTTGCTCTACCAGCCCCTGAACCGTCTCATCGTTGAGGCCCAGGTTCAGCACTGTATCCATCATGCCTGGCATTGAGAACTTCGCGCCCGAGCGCACGGAGACGAGCAGAGGATTGTGGCGATCGCCAAAGGTCTTGCCGGTCTGTTGCTCGACGATACGCAGAGCGGCCAGGGCCTGTTCCCACATCCCCGGTGGAAACTGCTTACCAGCATCGTAGTAGGCATTGCAGGCTTCAGTTGTGATAGTGAAGCCTGGAGGGACTGGCAAGCCAGCCTTTGTCATCTCGGCGACGCCTGCCCCCTTGCCGCCGAGCAAGTCGCGCATGCTGGCGCTGCCTTCAGTGAACAAATAGACCCACTTGCGCGGCGATTGCTTGACCACCTCTTCAAAGGGCGTTCCCTGGGGCTGCCCTCCTGTGATTGCTTGCGTCACGAAATACTCCTCCCAGTTGATAGAATACTCAGGATCTATAGAAGCCGAATCACGACGCCAGGGGAATCCTCCTCATAGAGGATGGGTAGGACGTAGCGCTGCAAGCAACCGGGTCGGCGCTGACCCGCGCCGCTGGATTGCGCTGGAGAAGGCGCGTGTTCAGTCGGCTGGTCAATCAGGCGCTGGTAAAGATTCTTCCCCTGGCCCAGCGCAAGACACGGCGGGCACGCTGCACATGGTCGTTGGCCTCGGAGGCGCTAATGACCTCATCGGCCTCCTCGGGGGGCGTATCGGCATAAAAGGTTTCGGGATGGAAAGGAGTGAGAGCCTCCATATCGTGCAGGATCTCCGTTGGTGCACCGACGCGCTCGCCCAAGGCTCGCAGATCATGGTTATAAGGGGAACGACGTCCGAAAAGGAGCAGGCTCACTGCCTGGGTGGCTTTCTCAGCCACCTGGTTACAGTAATCGACGCAGGCGAAGTGCCGACCGAGGTTCAGCTCCAGGCTTGCGGTGGCCATGTCCTGGGCGGCCTCGGCGAACAGAGCCAGGGCCCCCTGCAAGTCGCCTCTTGCAGGCTGTGTGGTCTCTGTCTCCTCCTCGTCCTCTGTCTCCGCCTCCGCTCCATCTCCTTTGTTGCTCTGGCGCCCCGTTCCTCTGTTGGCTGGCGTTGAGCTGCCCTCTTCCCTGGTGTGGAAGGGAGGAGCCTGCTCCGACTGCTGCGGGCTGACGCCTTCCAGCAGCAGCCGCTCCAGATCCTCCTCAGGCTCATGTGGTTGAGGGGCGTCACCCGCTGTGTGGCGCTCTGACATCTGAGTAAGCTCTCCCCAGTGCCCGCCCAGGGGCCAGCGAGCGCCCCGGGCGGCTTATTCTCTTAGCTCAAACGACCTGTCCCCTGCCCGTAACGTACCAGGCTTTCCGCTTATCGATACCTCTGTGTGTTTCTCCTCTATATTAGTCCTGTCAGCGCGTGGTGTCAATGCAGCTTCACCAATCATTGATAGAGAAGAGCGAGAGTGGTCTCTGCCGGCCTCCTGCCGGGCTATTCCTGCTGCTCGTGTCCCCTCTCGTCCTCCGCCTGGCGGCGAGCCACCACCGCTGGTAGAGATGGGCTGCGCTGGAAAAACTGGCTGAAAAAGCTGGCCTGTTGACTCGTGAGAGGGAGAAGGAGAGAGCGAGGTGGTGGCTCCTGTGGGTCTGATGAGTGGGGAGCATCTCCTCAGCACCTACTGGCATGTTCTATTCACCGGGCGTTCCTGCTATACTAGGTATACATATGCATGCTTTTAGCAAGGTCAGTGAAGGTGGCGAGGGCGCATTAACTGCTGGTAACGCTGATGTCGCCGCTGTCGCAGAGGCCCGGAGAGAAAGAGTACATGTCAGCATGACAGAGAAAACGCCTGCGCATTCGCAGAGAGCCGGCCCTGAAACGTTTGCCGATGCTGAGAGTGCCCTGGCCTTAAGCAGGCTCTATGAGCGGTTCAGTCGGCCAATTCACTCCTATATTTATCATCTCTTGGGGAACCGTGAGGACGCCGATGATATGACGCAGGAGGTCTTTATCCGAGCCTGCCTGGCCTGGGATCATCTGCATGACCGTGAGAACCTGAGCGCCTGGCTCTATCGTATTGCGACCAATCTCTGCGTAGACCTCTTGCGCAGGCGGAAACGTATTGCCTGGTGGCCTCTCTCCCTGAGTAGTCATCAGGGCGACCATGATGAAGGCTCGATCTCTGAGGAGTTTACTCTGTTGCTGGCTGATAGCGGAGGCATCCCCGAAATCGTAGAGCGCGAGCATATCCGTGCCGCGCTGGCGGCGATGCCGCTGGACTATGCTATCGCGCTCGTGCTGAACACCGTTCAGGGCCTTCCCTATCAAGAGGTTGCTACCATCATCGGAATCTCCCCCAATGCTGCCGCAACACGCATATCTCGGGCAAAGAAGATGTTTATCGAACGTTACACGCGAATCGAGCGAGAGCATCTGAAGGGGGAGGAGCGCCGGCGATGAGTGAGGCGATGCACGAATCTGATTTGCCGCCGTTACCCCTGGCTCGTGAGCGCGGGCTGCAGGTCTGCGAAACCATCCAGCTCTACCTGGCCATTCTCGATGACTTGGACCTTGAGCAAGCGCAGGCGGTGCTGGAGCATGTCTACGATTGCCCATCCTGCTTGCGGGCCTATCGTCTCTTGAGCCAGGCGACGCAGCTGCTGCGGAGTAACCTGGAGCAAACACGTCCCTCAGCGCGCGTCGACCGGGCTGTCTATCAGGCGATTGCGGCTCGTTGGGGGGTGCCAGCCGCTACCTCTCGGGAGGACGGGGCAGGAGCGTTCCGCAAGCAGGCCGAAGTATCTCGTACTCAGCCGAACCGCCGGGTGTGGCGATCCCCAATCCGTCCCTCTTCTGTGCGTCGCCGCCTCTTACTCTTGCCGGCAGTAGCGGCCCTGGTGCTGCTGGTCCTGGGGGCCTCTCTGGGGGTAAGCGCCATCTGGCGACCGTCGCAGGCTTTTGCCTTGCCGGCGGGGCTCTCCTGGAGTGGCTATGTCCTCTATCATCGTCAAACCAGGATGAGTGATGAAGGGCGACCTTATCGCGTCGAAACCTATCACAACCTGGGAACCGGTGAGTTGCACGTGGAGGCCACCATGCCTGGTCAGCTGGATGTAGTGCTGATCAGCGATGGGAAGATGGTCCTTGGACTGGACATGATGCATCACGTGGTGCAGTGGAATCCTGCCCGTTGGACTGTCCAGGACACGGCCTTTGATCTTGAGCAATTGCGCCACGATCTTCAGCAGGGTAGGGCCCACTATCTTGGTCAAAGCCGATTACAAGGGCAAACGGTCTACCGTATCTGGCTGCCCAGTGGCTATATTTTGGTGCTGGATCAGCACTACCATCCGGTCAACCTCCTGTATGCCGATGGTGCTCAGCAAGGTCAGCCGGTGTACGACAGTCTGCGCTTGCTGACGGAAGACCAGGTCTCTGAACGCCTCTGGGACATGCACCCCCCCGCGGACTTTCTGCCGGGCCACCTTCCCGCTGAGCCTTGACCTCACCTCATTCTTGCTTGCTTGCTTGCTTGCTTGCATCGATTCGAAACGGGAGGCTACAATGGGAAAACGGAGGAGCAGCAGGGCCTTGCGAAGGGTGGCTGTTCCAGCGATGAAGCAACTCGAGAGGCTGCACTGGCAGCAGGAGCAAGCATCATGGCAACAGAACCAGTGCCTGTGATTGTCGGCGCGGCACGCACCCCGACAGGGAAATTCTTAGGGGCGCTTGCGAACTTTACGGCCCCCCAGCTGGGGGCAATTGCGATCAAGGAAGCGGTGCGTCGTTCGGGCATCGCTGTCGAAACCATCGATGAAGTGATTATGGGCAATGTGGTCTCGGCGGGCGTAGGCCAGGCCCCGGCGCGCCAGGCAGCAATCGGGGCTGGCCTGCCAGTTGAGATTCCTGCCTTTACTGTCAACAAGGTCTGTGGGTCTGGCCTCAAGGCTGTGATGCTGGCAGCTCAGGCCATTCGGGCAGGCGATGGGCACGCCTTTGTCGCCGGCGGCATGGAGAGTATGTCGAATGCCCCCTATCTCCTACCGAAAGCGCGCACTGGCTACCGCATGGGCCATGCTGAGCTGGTGGACGGCGTGATTCACGATGGTCTCTGGTGTGCCTTCGAGCACGTCCATATGGGGAACGAGGCAGAGGTCATTGCCGAGACCTTTGGGATCTCCCGTGATGAGCAGGATCGGTTCGCACTTGCCAGCCATCAGAAAGCAGCAGCAGCTACAGCCGCTGGCCGCTTCAAGGACGAAATTGTCCCGATCGAGGTCAGGCAGAAGGGCACCAGTCTCTTCGTTGAAAGCGATGAGCCGATTCGCCCTGACACCTCGCTGGAGGCCCTGGCCAGGCTCAAGCCGGCTTTCCAGGAGCAGGGCACGGTCACGGCTGGTAATGCTCCTGGACTCAGCGATGGAGCCTCGGCGACGGTGGTGGTGGAGCAAACCCTTGCTCATGAGCAGGGCTTGCCCGTGCTGGCGCGTGTTATTGGCTATGCCTCGGCTGCCATTACGCCACGCTATATCTTTGCAGCCCCAACACGCGCTGTCAAGCGGCTACTGGAGCTGACCGGTTTGCAGCTGAGCAACTTCGATTTGATCGAGGTGAATGAGGCTTTTGCTGCTCAAACGCTGGCCAATGGGAAAGAACTTGGTTGGGACTGGAACCGGGTCAATGTGAACGGGGGGGCGATTGCTCTTGGTCATCCTATTGGCTCCAGCGGTTCGCGCATCTTGATTACCCTCATCTATGAGCTGCGGCGCCGTGGCGGTGGGCGGGGCCTGGCGACACTCTGCCTGGGCGGCGGCGGCGCTGTGGCCCTGGCCGTTGAGGTCTCGTGAACGGCACCAGCCTGCATGTGGTCTCCACTCCGCTCCTCGTCTGTTCTGTCGACTACTAGGACCAGGATGGGCGAGGAGCAGGAGGAGCGCTAGTCAGTTTGGCCGCTTGATCTGGCCAGGCCTGCGCTGAGGCCGGCAGACCTCCCCGCTGAGACGATTCCCCTCCTCCTCTCTCCCCTTTTTGTCACTGCAATGCTTAATTTTTTTGCTACTCTTCTTCCTCTACCTTCCAAGCGTCCTTTGTTATAACTGTGGCAACCATACATTTAAGATGGTCAATATTCAATAAATCACAAAGAAGTAGTTACCTCCTTCGAAGTGAATCGTTAAGACAGATGCTAGGAAAAATAAAAAACTGGAAGGTTGTATGATATAAACATGTTTAAACAAGCTAGCTCTTTATCCTTGGTTATCCCTGTACACAATGAGATGGGGAACCTGATGCTTTTGCATCGGAGAATTCGTGACGTTATGTCTAGTATGAACGATCGGTATGAAGTCATTTATGTTGATGATGGTAGTACCGACGGTAGTTTCTCTGTATTAGAGCAATTGGCTGCAACCGATCTCCATGTAAAGGTGGTGGGGTTAAGCCGCAATTTTGGGCAGACGGCGGCGCTGGCTGCTGGAGTGGCTCACAGCAGAGGCGAGGTACTGATTCTGCTCGATGCTGACCTGCAGAATGATCCTGCCGATATCCCGCGCTTGCTTGTCAAGCTAGAAGAGGGGTATGATCTCGTCAGTGGCTGGCGGCGCAAGCGGCAGGGAGATGGCTGGCTGCGTTGCCTGCTCTCTCGTCTGGCCAATTTTCTTGCCGCCAGGGCTGCTGGCATTCCCATCCACGATCTCGGTTGCAC
Proteins encoded:
- a CDS encoding HEPN domain-containing protein; translated protein: MSERHTAGDAPQPHEPEEDLERLLLEGVSPQQSEQAPPFHTREEGSSTPANRGTGRQSNKGDGAEAETEDEEETETTQPARGDLQGALALFAEAAQDMATASLELNLGRHFACVDYCNQVAEKATQAVSLLLFGRRSPYNHDLRALGERVGAPTEILHDMEALTPFHPETFYADTPPEEADEVISASEANDHVQRARRVLRWARGRIFTSA
- a CDS encoding acetyl-CoA C-acetyltransferase, which gives rise to MATEPVPVIVGAARTPTGKFLGALANFTAPQLGAIAIKEAVRRSGIAVETIDEVIMGNVVSAGVGQAPARQAAIGAGLPVEIPAFTVNKVCGSGLKAVMLAAQAIRAGDGHAFVAGGMESMSNAPYLLPKARTGYRMGHAELVDGVIHDGLWCAFEHVHMGNEAEVIAETFGISRDEQDRFALASHQKAAAATAAGRFKDEIVPIEVRQKGTSLFVESDEPIRPDTSLEALARLKPAFQEQGTVTAGNAPGLSDGASATVVVEQTLAHEQGLPVLARVIGYASAAITPRYIFAAPTRAVKRLLELTGLQLSNFDLIEVNEAFAAQTLANGKELGWDWNRVNVNGGAIALGHPIGSSGSRILITLIYELRRRGGGRGLATLCLGGGGAVALAVEVS
- the ppdK gene encoding pyruvate, phosphate dikinase yields the protein MVKQSPRKWVYLFTEGSASMRDLLGGKGAGVAEMTKAGLPVPPGFTITTEACNAYYDAGKQFPPGMWEQALAALRIVEQQTGKTFGDRHNPLLVSVRSGAKFSMPGMMDTVLNLGLNDETVQGLVEQTGDERFAYDAYRRFIQMFSKIVLDADPREFEQKLDEYKERTGAKSDAELPASALKELVTEFKQIAERQSGQPFPTDVYEQLKRAIEAVFASWNNKRAIDYRNFNKIPHNLGTAVNVQSMVFGNMGNDSGTGVAFTRNPSTGEKELYGEYLLNAQGEDVVAGIRTPSKINRLKEELPQVYEQFQEIARRLERHYRDMQDMEFTVERGRLYMLQTRSGKRSARAAVKIAVDMVEEGLISEEEAIRRSDPTQIYQLLLPRFDEEAKARAHQEGRFLARGLNASPGAAAGKAVFDADRAEELGKAGVPVVLVRPETSPDDVHGMLVSKGILTARGGATSHAAVVARGLGLPCVAGCEGIRVYEEEKLFRVVGSDVVIREGDEISIDGDTGEVFAGVIPTVEPDFEKETELQKLLSWADRIRKLGVWANADYPRDAQRAVTFGAEGIGLCRTEHMFMEQERLPIVQKMILAKTAEERQAALDQLLPFQRSDFIGIFETMVNPRTGECYPVVIRLIDPPLHEFLPNYEELLVEVTRLEATGADPEALKEKKALLDAVAAMREMNPMLGLRGCRLGLLFPEITIMQTRAILEAALEVARKTGKKPQVKIMIPLVGHVNELREVRRQLEAVAKEITAEAGSAVEYKFGTMIELPRAALTADQIATVADFFSFGTNDLTQTTFGFSRDDAEGKFLMKYVDGLEAPGLPEKVKILPVNPFQTIDRDGVGQLVHMAAEKGRAANPQIELGICGEHGGDPSSIEFFHEVGLDYVSCSPFRVPVARLAAAQAALSKSEKDK
- a CDS encoding anti-sigma factor family protein, with translation MSEAMHESDLPPLPLARERGLQVCETIQLYLAILDDLDLEQAQAVLEHVYDCPSCLRAYRLLSQATQLLRSNLEQTRPSARVDRAVYQAIAARWGVPAATSREDGAGAFRKQAEVSRTQPNRRVWRSPIRPSSVRRRLLLLPAVAALVLLVLGASLGVSAIWRPSQAFALPAGLSWSGYVLYHRQTRMSDEGRPYRVETYHNLGTGELHVEATMPGQLDVVLISDGKMVLGLDMMHHVVQWNPARWTVQDTAFDLEQLRHDLQQGRAHYLGQSRLQGQTVYRIWLPSGYILVLDQHYHPVNLLYADGAQQGQPVYDSLRLLTEDQVSERLWDMHPPADFLPGHLPAEP
- the nfi gene encoding deoxyribonuclease V (cleaves DNA at apurinic or apyrimidinic sites), whose protein sequence is MRAVRPLHEWNLQPEQAIALQKELASRVIREDRLPSQIQHIAGVDLAINENNGLARAAAVLLSYPSLELEEQHVYEEPVRMEYIPGLLSFRELPCVLGALHLLRQEPDLIMVDGQGIAHPRRLGIASHLGLWLDLPTIGCAKSVLRGHYNEQELGETVGSWIPLRDHGEIIGAAVRTREHAKPMIISLGHRISLETSIHYVLSCCRGYRLPEPTRLADRLSKNNAYREPTSGPQGAEGPSNGAVQNSLWQ
- a CDS encoding RNA polymerase sigma factor; the encoded protein is MTEKTPAHSQRAGPETFADAESALALSRLYERFSRPIHSYIYHLLGNREDADDMTQEVFIRACLAWDHLHDRENLSAWLYRIATNLCVDLLRRRKRIAWWPLSLSSHQGDHDEGSISEEFTLLLADSGGIPEIVEREHIRAALAAMPLDYAIALVLNTVQGLPYQEVATIIGISPNAAATRISRAKKMFIERYTRIEREHLKGEERRR
- a CDS encoding class I SAM-dependent DNA methyltransferase; the encoded protein is MQRDTVNDYDAFAAFYDIEHAHFLEDLDLYRDFAELCGPYGPLLEVACGSGRLLLPLAREGYELTGVDISAKMLERARQRLAQEGLLSRVTLVQQDMRALHLEQRFRLAFIALGSFAHLTTRKDQQQALALLRAHLVTGATLILDLSNADARAMENLSGQLLHQGTWTCEDGSLLTHFVSPAASNTRHMLELVHFYDQYCQGETVRRTVTRTTFYLFERSELELMLEQAGFVVKDVYGNYEMAPYELQSPRMIFIAEAR